The Tepidibacter hydrothermalis genome includes a window with the following:
- a CDS encoding Fic family protein — translation MNHKEAILYVEDIVRKNEPFCEWQINNIHRLVLKAIDDEYAGVYIDQKVIIAGAKYEPLEPMLIKEEMERLIDWYNNESQTLHLIQRAALVLLIKYIQQTKMMIV, via the coding sequence GTGAATCATAAAGAAGCAATACTTTATGTAGAAGATATAGTAAGAAAAAATGAACCGTTTTGTGAGTGGCAGATAAATAATATTCATAGACTTGTTTTAAAAGCAATAGACGATGAATATGCAGGAGTATATATAGATCAAAAGGTAATTATTGCAGGAGCAAAGTATGAACCACTAGAACCAATGCTTATTAAAGAAGAGATGGAAAGATTAATAGATTGGTATAATAATGAATCTCAAACATTGCATCTAATACAAAGAGCAGCACTAGTGCTCTTGATAAAGTACATACAACAAACCAAAATGATGATTGTATAG
- a CDS encoding FAD-dependent oxidoreductase has protein sequence MYDVTLIESAVRNKLIDMGIKIIFRTRVIDAYVEDKTIKYIKLDNDTNIMADSFVETTGTTGPMGNCLKYGNGCSMCVLRCPSFGGRVSITKKCGIEDIIGKRKNGTYGAFSGSIKLNKESLSDEIREELNKNGVCIVPLPKEEINEEKLDIKVCQQYALEAFAKNLVLLDTGHAKLMAPFYPLEKLRRIKGFENVKFEDPYSAGIGNSIRYLSIAPRNNNLKVIGLNNLFVAGEKCGLYVGHTEAICTGYLAGHNSVRNMIGIPLLQLPANTVIGDIVSYANEIMYKEGGDKLRFTFAGSIFFERMKERNLYTTDPDVLYERINKVGLLNIYDERLI, from the coding sequence TTGTATGACGTGACACTGATAGAGAGCGCGGTTAGAAATAAATTAATTGATATGGGAATAAAAATAATATTTAGAACAAGAGTTATAGATGCATATGTTGAAGATAAAACTATTAAATATATAAAGCTTGATAATGATACTAATATTATGGCGGATTCATTCGTAGAGACAACAGGAACAACTGGTCCTATGGGAAATTGTTTAAAATACGGAAATGGATGTTCTATGTGTGTTTTAAGATGTCCTTCATTTGGAGGAAGAGTTAGTATTACTAAAAAATGTGGGATAGAAGATATAATCGGAAAGAGAAAAAACGGAACCTATGGTGCCTTTAGTGGTTCTATAAAACTTAATAAAGAATCTTTAAGTGATGAAATAAGAGAAGAACTAAATAAAAATGGGGTTTGTATAGTACCACTTCCAAAAGAAGAGATTAATGAAGAAAAATTAGATATAAAAGTATGTCAACAGTATGCATTAGAAGCATTTGCTAAAAATCTAGTTCTTCTAGATACAGGACACGCAAAATTAATGGCTCCTTTTTATCCTTTAGAAAAGCTTAGAAGGATAAAAGGATTTGAAAATGTAAAATTTGAAGATCCGTATTCAGCGGGTATAGGTAACTCTATAAGATATCTATCTATTGCTCCAAGAAATAATAATTTAAAGGTTATTGGTCTTAACAATTTGTTTGTTGCTGGAGAAAAATGTGGTCTTTATGTAGGTCATACTGAGGCTATATGCACAGGATATCTAGCTGGTCATAATAGTGTTAGAAATATGATAGGCATTCCTCTATTACAGCTTCCTGCAAATACAGTTATTGGGGATATAGTGTCTTATGCAAATGAAATTATGTATAAAGAAGGTGGAGACAAATTAAGATTCACATTCGCAGGATCTATTTTCTTTGAAAGAATGAAGGAAAGAAATTTGTATACAACAGATCCTGATGTATTGTATGAAAGAATCAATAAGGTTGGGCTTTTGAATATATATGATGAGAGATTGATTTGA